The genomic segment GGTACTACCTTGCTAGTCGATCACCGAGGACTGGTTTTGACATCACAAACTTGATGGGATTTGCTCGGAAATGAGGTTAATACTATGAGCTTGAAAGTAGTGCTTGACTTTTGAATCGAGAAGACTAGCGCCAAACATAACTTTTCAATTGGCGTGTAATTCGGCTCATTTGGTGTCATCATTCTCGCTCAAGTAGTAAagagaattttctttccttcactATTCTCTTGGGCCAACAACGCTCCAACCGACCTTTCTTGTCTTTGAAATGTATAGTATTAATGGTTTTCCGGTACGGGGGCTACTAGCTGGAGGCTTCATTAAATATGACTTGATATTCTCTAAGGCATTAGTACATGCTTCGTCCCACTTGAAAGGGGCGCCCTTCTTCATGAGATGACTGAATGGTTGACACCTTCCAGCTAAATTCGAAATGAATCTTCTAATGTAAGCTAGCTTCCCTTGCAGACTTTTTAACTCATGGATATTTCGAGGCGCGGGCATTTTCAAAATCGCATCAACTTTGGCTTGATCAATTTCGATTCCTCGATGTCGAATAATGAAACCAAGGAATCTTCCAGAAGTAACTCCAAAGGCACATTTCAATGGATTCATTTGAAGTTGATATCTCTGAAGTCGCTCGAACACCATTCTCAGGTCTTGCAAGTGGTCGTtcctctttcttgattttaccaCCAAGTCATCCACATAACATTCAACATTTTTGTGGAGCAAATCATCAAAGATATTCTGCATGGCCCTTTGATATGTGGCACCAGCATTTTCAAACCGGAAGGCATCACTTTGTAACAATAAATACCCTTGGGTGTACGAAATGCAGTAAGCTCTTCATCTTTTGGTGCCATGCGAATTTGGTTATAGCCGGATGAACCGTCCATGAAAGACATCGCCTCGTAACCAGTGGTAGCATCAATCATCAATTCTGGGATGGGAAGCGGGAAATCATCTTTAGGGCATGCATTGTTAAGATCCCACGAAGTCAACACAAACTCGAATTTGGCGATCTTCTTTTTCACGGGAACGATACTCGAAATCCATGTAGGATATTTAACTTCACGAATAAAGCCGGCTTCAACGAGTTTGTTGACTTCATTTTCGATTGAAGGAACCAAATACGTCCGAAATGCCTTTGGGCCTACTTAACGGACGGGCACCATTCTTGACCGCCGGATGATGGATCGCTACTTTGGGATCTAATCCAGGCATCTCTTTATAACTCCAAGCAAAAACATCCCTATATTCTTTGAGTATTTCCATGTAAGTGTCTTCTTCATCACCTGTTAGAAAAGCACTTAGGTAGGTGGGCCTTGGGTTTTCATCAGTACCAAGATTAACTTCTTTTAAAGAGTCTACTGTGATTTTCACCCCTTCTTCAAGTTCTGGAGGAGCATCTCTGGCATCTTCATCCTCTCGAGGATCACCATCATTGAAAGATATGTGGTAACACGAGGAGATGTTCTCTAACTTCTCTGCAACCTCCATCTGAAATGAAGTATCTTGATCACTTGGTGTAGTAATATGATATGAAGAACCTACACTTTCCTCATCTTCGTCACACTCCTTGGTATACACCACAGTGTGAGACTTTAATTTTAGCACCTCTCCACATGAAACCACAAGGTTTGTTTCTCACCTCATTCTAGAAGGAATCAAACTTTGTATATCCTTCTGGGTTCCAGGAAAAGCAAGCGTTTTCACGCTTTGATAATCTCTGTGGAActtgttcttccttttttcttcagTTTCAACGGCCCTAATCTCTCAAATACAGAAGCTTTTGTGGCCGACTTTCCAAGACGATCAAACAACGAAGGCCTTTTGTTGGAAGCAACGAGACTCATCTTCCACGGTGATGTAGTTGGTACTTGCCTTTTTTATGGATATGCGAACTGGCGGAGGTTGTTTGTATCCCAAACCTTCACGTGATTGCATCATGCTAGCTCCTGATGGAAGTTTCCCTAACTTTGATGGCTCGTTGGGGTTGTACCCAGCCTTGACAAATAACTTGTAAGCATTTGGATCAAAGCCTTCATTTGTACGTTTTGTAGGAGTGCCATATTTTGTGGCGGATTCGAGCCACGAAGTCTCCAAATAGCTTTGAGGACAAATTTATTGCGTCAATTCGTCTGATAGGGAGAGTTAGCCCCCCTAGCACATTTCCTTGAGCTTCAGATGGTTGCCCTTCCTCTTTCTTCAACTTTGGAACATAGCAGAGCACGGgagttgtcttcttcttcttttttaaagacACAATGTTTCCTTTATTCGGACTGGGGTGCGGCACCTCAGCATCGACTCCAGCTTTTCCAATGGTCTCATCAGCTCTTTTAGTTGCGACCTTCTCACTGTTGGTCGTTGTGATATCGTCGACTTTTACTTCTCTCACAATGTAGTTCTTCAAGTAGAACTTTGCATCGACGAAGTGTGACTCTTCGATCGCAAATGGCTTATCATCGGCAACTATCTTTTTCGACACCGCCTTCAAGATACTTCAAACACGATAGTAGGAGGATGGGACAACTTTGTTCTCGTGTATCCATGGCCTGCCAAGCAACATATTATACGAAGTCTTTGCGTCGATGACATGCATCCATGCACTTGATTGCAAATCTTCGATGGTGATATCTACTTTGACAGCACCTATGGCTCGTTGCCCCCCTTGATTGAATCCTTGTATCATCAAGCGGCTTTCAGAAAGTTCTTCAGTTGTGATGCCAAGTTCCTTCATTGTACGAATAGGAAGAATGTTAACTCCAGATCCATCATCTATCAATATTATGTTTATCCTCTTCTCGAGGGCATAACCCACCATGTACAATGGACGATTGTGTAGTGTTTCGCCAAGTAGAAGATCATCATCTGAATGTGATTCTTGTATCACATGTGTGTACCTCTTTCGAAGAAGATTCGACGAGCTTTTCGGATGATGACGAGACAATGTTGATAGGCTTTCATCATTTGCTTCTCTTTCTCGTATTGAAGCATGATGCCTCAATGTTGTCTATCTTGTTGCGGAACCAACTTGGTAGGAATTTCTCCAAAGTCACAGGACGTCGTGGTTCTTGGTGGTAGTTCTCCTCCACTTTTGCTTTCTTCGGACGCTCAACTGATTTCTGCTTCGTTAGTCTTCTAACCATCCTTTTCCTTGTTGGTTGTTTAGATGATTCTTTTCGTGGACTTGTTTTATAGCGTCTCCGCCTAGTCACCAGAATCCAACCTTCATCATTAGCTTCATCAACTTGGGTTCTATCTTCCTCCAATGGTCCTCCCTCATGTTCTTCAAAGCTGCATATTTGGACTGGATCGAAAGAGCCAAAGGTGATAGAGATTTGATTCGAACTTACCTTCTCATCATCAAGCAGAATCTTATTTTCATTAGCCAACTGCATAACTTTGTCCTTGAAGACAAAGCACTTCTCAAGAGGATGACCCACAAGTCGATGATATTTGCAATAGTTCGGGTCGTTTGTTCTTCCAGCTTCGTTGGGCCGCTTCATCTCTGGTAACTCAATGAGTTTCAGCTCAAGTAGTTCATCAAAAATTTCAGGGACATCAGAATCCAGGAAGGGGTATTCTCTTTCTTGCATCTCCTTCAAGGTCGACTTTCGACTTTTGTTATCTTGGAAGGAAGTTGCTTTCATGTGCTTCTTTCTCACCTTCGTAGTAAACTTTACAGGCGAGACATTGACGTTCATAGATTctttgttgtcactcttaggaACGAACTTGCTCCATTTCTTGGGTTCTTGCTTGTCCTTTCCTTTGCGAGGGTCGTAGATAGGCATTACTTCATTCCCAGTAGAAGACATGCTCAATTCCATATCATGAGCATGAGTAGCTAGTTCTTCAAAAGACCTTGGCTTAATTCCTTGCAAGATATAGTAAAGCCCGCAATGCATTCCTTGGATACACATCTCTATTGCAGAAGCTTCGCTGAGCCTATCTTTGCAGTTTAGGCTTGCATTTCTCCATCGATTGATGAAATCGATAACTGGTTCACCCTTCCTTTGGCGAGTACTTGTAAGTTCAACCATGCTCACGGTACGCCTTGTGCTATAAAAGCGGTTGAGGAATTCCTGCTCTAGTTGCTCCTAACTATCGATAGAATTAGGCTCAAGATCAGTGTACCAGTCGAAGGCATTTCCTTTGAGGGAGCGGACGAACTGTTTGACGAGATAGTCTCCATAGGTCCCAATGTTGTTACATGTTTCAACAAAATGTGCAACATGTTGCTTTGGATTTCCCTTGCCTTCAAATTGCTGAAATTTGGGAGGTTGATAACCGGCGGGCATCTTGAAGCTATCAATTCTTGTAGTGTACGGCTTTCCGTAAGTAAACGAAGACTTGGCAGCAATTTCGTACTTATCCTTGATAGTCTCTTCGATGAACTCCTTTAGTCGGTCAAGCGGAATCATCCCTTTAGAAGAAACAGGAATTTCCTTGGTAGGTGGTACTTGTTTTGCACGAGGTTCAGTCTCTTGTACTTCCGGACCTTTCCCAGGTGCGTGGCTGGATTCTCCTTCCATTAATCTATCGATCTTGTCCATCAACTTCTCAATCCGAGCGTCTTGATTTTGCACATGCTTGGCCAGGCCATCGATCACCTTTGCCAAGTTTGCCAGTGTCTCCTCCATTGACGAAGCGTTAGTTACCATTGCTTGCATGATTGTTGGGGATGTTGGAGAATAGCATGGATTATCACATAAGTTGATCTTTGACTGGACTACTTCATGTGGTGTGAGTGGAGAGGATTCGTCACTTGAAGTATCATCATCTTCCTTCGTAGCAGAGTTCTTGGATCCAGAGAGATCAAGTAGAGCTAGAGTCTTCTTAATCTTTTCGGCAATGCTACTTCCTTCCTCCGATGCATCAGTAAAGGATCTCGCTCCTTTTGGAGATGAAGACCCAAAAGCAGGAGTTGTTATGGACGACACTTGGAGTGCTTGTTGTCCCAACATGCTTGCTTTGCTCCTCGTAACTGGTCCAATGCTTCCGAAGGTAATGTCGAGGATGCTTTCCACATCAGCAGAGAACTTGGAGTTAGCAACCTTAGAGGAAATTGATTTGGAGTTGATCTTCTCTGAAGTCATCTCGATGTTGTTAAACTTTGATGATTGAAAAGTTGAGATGAGAGGTAGCTATCGTCCCACTGGGCGTGCCAAAAtttgtagacaataaaattcgcgtcgagaaaataataatcaagacaggaaaatatcgcaacaatcTTTGATTTGATTTcagaatatgagtgttacaatcttTATGATTCCTCTGATTCGCCTTTTCTATAgtaaattcaagggcttttgagcttgatcttgaacttgatggatttaattttgacttggacttgaattcaagggcttttgagcttggtcTTGAATCTTCGTCTGGATCTCTAGAACTTTTAGAGAAATACTTGAATGCTTGAATGCTTTTAGCTTGTAGAGAAATCTGCAgcgtttgatccacgagctctctcttgcttcttgttagaatttctgtcctttttctgaattatgagacccctatttatagttgtaggatggaggagttgtgataaggacaGGCTTCTTTCGACCAATCAGAATTAAGCTGACATGCCGATATTTGATTGGCCGgaacatgtcacttgtacacATGACGCATCTTcattggcctttgatttgattaggcatgctgcatcattttgacacgtggcatgacCCTATAGGctcctttatttgatttggcgtgccacgtcatttgacatgTGGCACCAATTTGGGCCTCTTGAATAAGATGACATCTTGGGCTTGACAAAGTGGGTTCATCATATGTAGCCCTATTAAATGGACTAGCCCAATGAAATTGGACCATtacttaaatccatatttattgacttaaataattaacccaattatattagcccataatttatttggactaatatatcttgaatttaatataatcAAAATTTCTTGTAATTTAAACTTAACAAAATTTCATTGTCCACAACCATATTTTGAGGGGGGAAACtaccaaatgaaagaaaatcaCCCTAGGAAAATATTGAATTTAGGAAAAGTACGTTAACTCCAAGAAAATAGGAGCAACAAAATAACTtgagagaaaaaaggaaaatttgaatttaatagtacagaaagagaaattaataCAATACTAACTAACTATGTTAATACAAATACGTTGAAATAAATTAAACTACCAAGAAAAATATAAAGCTCCTAATTTAATTGGTTTCCAAGTCCTAGATGTTAGTGTTGTATTACTTGTAC from the Lycium ferocissimum isolate CSIRO_LF1 chromosome 11, AGI_CSIRO_Lferr_CH_V1, whole genome shotgun sequence genome contains:
- the LOC132038083 gene encoding uncharacterized protein LOC132038083, translated to MVGYALEKRINIILIDDGSGVNILPIRTMKELGITTEELSESRLMIQGFNQGGQRAIGAVKVDITIEDLQSSAWMHVIDAKTSYNMLLGRPWIHENKAVSKKIVADDKPFAIEESHFVDAKFYLKNYIVREVKVDDITTTNSEKVATKRADETIGKAGVDAEVPHPSPNKGNIVSLKKKKKTTPVLCYVPKLKKEEGQPSEAQGNVLGGLTLPIRRIDAINLSSKLFGDFAGYNPNEPSKLGKLPSGASMMQSREGLGYKQPPPVRISIKKECDEDEESVGSSYHITTPSDQDTSFQMEVAEKLENISSCYHISFNDGDPREDEDARDAPPELEEGVKITVDSLKEVNLGTDENPRPTYLSAFLTGDEEDTYMEILKEYRDVFAWSYKEMPGLDPKVAIHHPAVKNVKYPTWISSIVPVKKKIAKFEFVLTSWDLNNACPKDDFPLPIPELMIDATTGYEAMSFMDGSSGYNQIRMAPKDEELTAFRTPKGRSSTILLYFDTTLLHAEYQALILGLEMAVDMKQLQLQVFGDSQLVINQLLGSYEFRKPELLPRKNKKADALAALASALTQPDQTQVTIYQKWVVPPSNEDEGAESELEHLVAVSEAARKTGDNPSLTT